One stretch of Falco naumanni isolate bFalNau1 chromosome 7, bFalNau1.pat, whole genome shotgun sequence DNA includes these proteins:
- the UBR7 gene encoding putative E3 ubiquitin-protein ligase UBR7 isoform X1 has translation MEAAAAEGAEPGGGCWGGGEEPVVSLAEVLAENEELEKEARAVLGGSDHERCSYSQGAVKRQALYACSTCTPPGGEPAGICLACSYECHGTHRLFELYTKRNFRCDCGNSKFKNLQCKLLPEKGKVNSGNKYNDNFYGLYCTCKRPYPDPEDEIPDEMIQCIVCEDWFHGRHLGAVPPESGDFHEMVCQACMNRCHFLWAYASQLAVPALTKVNSREDEGIVLKVEESEEQKKEIKKESGAEREETKEEKQTEQFNEPSTSSGSACTEVVTKSEEPVCKLKELQSKQFLKKDTATFWPSNWRSKLCTCEDCLKMYSELEVQFLTDECDTVLAYENKGTSDQETERRDPLMDTLNSMNRVQQVELICEYNDLKTELTDYLRRFADEGTVVKREDIQHFFEEFQSRKRRRTNRMQYYCS, from the exons AtggaggcggcggcggcggagggcgCCGAGCCGGGCGGCGGCTGCTGGGGCGGCGGGGAGGAGCCCGTGGTCTCCTTGGCGGAGGTGCTGGCGGAGAACGAGGAGCTCGAGAAGGAAGCGCGGGCCGTGCTGGGGGGCAGCGACCACGAGCGCTGCAGCTACTCCCAG GGCGCGGTGAAGAGGCAGGCGCTGTACGCCTGCAGCACCTGCACGCCGCCCGGCGGGGAGCCGGCGGGGATCTGCCTGGCCTGCAGCTACGAGTGCCACGGCACCCACCGCCTCTTCGAGCTCTACACCAAGAG gaaCTTTCGCTGTGACTGTGGAAACAGCAAGTTCAAAAATCTGCAGTGCAAGTTACTCCCA GAAAAGGGGAAGGTGAATTCAGGAAATAAGTATAATGACAATTTCTATGGATTGTACTGTACTTGTAAAAGACCTTATCCTGATCCTGAAGATGAG ATTCCAGATGAGATGATCCAATGCATAGTTTGTGAAGACTGGTTCCATGGAAGG CATCTTGGTGCAGTTCCCCCTGAAAGTGGAGACTTCCATGAAATGGTATGCCAAGCCTGCATGAATCGCTGCCATTTCCTGTGGGCTTATGCATCGCAATTAGCag TTCCTGCTTTGACCAAAGTGAACTCCCGTGAAGATGAAGGGATTGTCTTGAAGGTTGAGGAAagtgaagagcagaaaaaagaaataaaaaaagaaagtggagCAGAACGTGAAGAAAcgaaggaggaaaagcaaacagaacagtTTAATGAACCATCCACTAGCTCTGGGTCTGCCTGTACAGAG GTAGTTACTAAGAGTGAGGAGCCAGTCTGCAAGCTGAAAGAACTCCAAAgcaagcaatttttaaaaaaagatactgccACCTTTTGGCCATCGAACTGGAGAAGCAAATTATGCACCTGTGAAGACTGTTTG aaaatgtattcgGAGCTTGAAGTGCAGTTCCTGACAGATGAATGTGACACTGTCTTGGCTTATGAAAATAAAGGTACCAGTGACCAAGAAACAGAGAGGAGAGATCCTTTAATGGACACCCTTAACAGCATGAACAGAGTCCAGCAAGTAGAACTCATCTGTG AATACAATGATTTAAAGACAGAACTGACTGACTATCTCAGGAGATTTGCAGATGAGGGAACG GTGGTTAAAAGAGAAGACATTCAGCACTTCTTTGAAGAATTTCAGTCACGGAAAAGAAGACGGACTAACAGGATGCAGTACTACTGTAGTTAG
- the UBR7 gene encoding putative E3 ubiquitin-protein ligase UBR7 isoform X2 yields the protein MEAAAAEGAEPGGGCWGGGEEPVVSLAEVLAENEELEKEARAVLGGSDHERCSYSQGAVKRQALYACSTCTPPGGEPAGICLACSYECHGTHRLFELYTKRNFRCDCGNSKFKNLQCKLLPEKGKVNSGNKYNDNFYGLYCTCKRPYPDPEDEIPDEMIQCIVCEDWFHGRHLGAVPPESGDFHEMVCQACMNRCHFLWAYASQLAVPALTKVNSREDEGIVLKVEESEEQKKEIKKESGAEREETKEEKQTEQFNEPSTSSGSACTEVVTKSEEPVCKLKELQSKQFLKKDTATFWPSNWRSKLCTCEDCLKMYSELEVQFLTDECDTVLAYENKGTSDQETERRDPLMDTLNSMNRVQQVELICGG from the exons AtggaggcggcggcggcggagggcgCCGAGCCGGGCGGCGGCTGCTGGGGCGGCGGGGAGGAGCCCGTGGTCTCCTTGGCGGAGGTGCTGGCGGAGAACGAGGAGCTCGAGAAGGAAGCGCGGGCCGTGCTGGGGGGCAGCGACCACGAGCGCTGCAGCTACTCCCAG GGCGCGGTGAAGAGGCAGGCGCTGTACGCCTGCAGCACCTGCACGCCGCCCGGCGGGGAGCCGGCGGGGATCTGCCTGGCCTGCAGCTACGAGTGCCACGGCACCCACCGCCTCTTCGAGCTCTACACCAAGAG gaaCTTTCGCTGTGACTGTGGAAACAGCAAGTTCAAAAATCTGCAGTGCAAGTTACTCCCA GAAAAGGGGAAGGTGAATTCAGGAAATAAGTATAATGACAATTTCTATGGATTGTACTGTACTTGTAAAAGACCTTATCCTGATCCTGAAGATGAG ATTCCAGATGAGATGATCCAATGCATAGTTTGTGAAGACTGGTTCCATGGAAGG CATCTTGGTGCAGTTCCCCCTGAAAGTGGAGACTTCCATGAAATGGTATGCCAAGCCTGCATGAATCGCTGCCATTTCCTGTGGGCTTATGCATCGCAATTAGCag TTCCTGCTTTGACCAAAGTGAACTCCCGTGAAGATGAAGGGATTGTCTTGAAGGTTGAGGAAagtgaagagcagaaaaaagaaataaaaaaagaaagtggagCAGAACGTGAAGAAAcgaaggaggaaaagcaaacagaacagtTTAATGAACCATCCACTAGCTCTGGGTCTGCCTGTACAGAG GTAGTTACTAAGAGTGAGGAGCCAGTCTGCAAGCTGAAAGAACTCCAAAgcaagcaatttttaaaaaaagatactgccACCTTTTGGCCATCGAACTGGAGAAGCAAATTATGCACCTGTGAAGACTGTTTG aaaatgtattcgGAGCTTGAAGTGCAGTTCCTGACAGATGAATGTGACACTGTCTTGGCTTATGAAAATAAAGGTACCAGTGACCAAGAAACAGAGAGGAGAGATCCTTTAATGGACACCCTTAACAGCATGAACAGAGTCCAGCAAGTAGAACTCATCTGTG GTGGTTAA
- the GON7 gene encoding EKC/KEOPS complex subunit GON7 produces the protein MELVAELKGRDGRTRSVRVPCPAEEDEGEQLRGLRRGLAELQQRVAELLAPLVQEEREAAGGGGPRGEAEDDDDDEELEDEDENCTDAKASAEDPPPKRTKVQQP, from the exons atgGAGCTGGTGGCGGAGCTGAAGGGCCGCGACGGGCGGACGCGGTCGGTGCGGGTGCCGTGCCCGGCGGAGGAGGACGAGGGCGAGCAGCTGCGCGGGCTGCGGCGCGGTCTGGCCGAACTGCAGCAGCGGGTGGCGGAGCTGCTGGCGCCCCTGgtgcaggaggagagagaggcggcaggcggcggcgggccgcgCG GTGAAGCCGAGGACGACGACGACGACGAGGAGTTGGAAGATGAAGATGAGAACTGCACCGACGCGAAGGCGAGCGCCGAGGACCCGCCGCCGAAGCGGACGAAGGTTCAGCAGCCCTGA
- the TMEM251 gene encoding transmembrane protein 251, translating into MMNFRQRMGWIGVGLYLLASAAAFYYVFEINETYNKLALEHIQQHPKEPQEGTTWTHSLKVRLLSLPFWLWTIIFLIPYLQMFLFLYSCTRADPKTVGYCIIPICLAVICNRHQTFVKASNQISRLQLIDT; encoded by the coding sequence ATGATGAACTTCCGCCAGAGGATGGGATGGATTGGTGTGGGGTTGTACTTGTTAGCGAGTGCTGCAGCTTTTTATTATGTCTTTGAAATCAATGAGACTTACAACAAACTAGCACTGGAGCACATTCAGCAACACCCTAAGGAACCACAGGAAGGAACCACATGGACGCACTCCTTAAAAGTACGACTGCTATCCTTGCCTTTTTGGCTGTGGactataatatttttaataccgTATTTACAGATGTTCTTGTTTCTCTATTCCTGTACGAGAGCTGACCCCAAAACTGTTGGGTATTGCATCATTCCTATCTGCTTGGCTGTTATTTGCAATCGTCATCAAACATTTGTGAAGGCCTCTAATCAGATCAGTAGACTACAACTGATTGACACTTAG